In Ciconia boyciana chromosome 5, ASM3463844v1, whole genome shotgun sequence, the DNA window aaactgtcacaagtacagaaaacaacaataacttctatttaatatcttccttctgctttatgATATTAGTACTTCAGGGAAGCTGAGGACATTACTCACTACAAAACAGGTTATCCTCtatacagtaaaacaaaatgagGTCTGGTTTCCTGCTGATGTGTGTAGGATCCCTAATGTCTAATCAAAGTTGAGCTTGAagcatacattttctttaacacaACTATTATTATGGTCTCTTCCTGTTATCTAGTTCCCTATTGTCATTAAATATGAAGAACCTTAATCCATGACCTCTATTCTTCTATCAGCTTTGGCTGAAATGGTCCAATACatttaaaagctgcttctgcactCTGTTAGGCTCCTTCAGCACACAGACATTCACTAATACACTCATGCCCACAGGCAATATGATCAGATCAACCCTGTCCTCTCAAATGAAGCTAAGATAAGATGTGTTTAGATCTCAATTTAATCCCATGCGCTGATACAGAAGTTAACTTTAGTGTCTGACAGACACACTTTTCCTGCAAAACAGCAGAGTACAACAGAGGTAATGACCCAGATAATGTTCAGCAGCAATGCACCCTTTGTTACATTAAACTGGTAAGATTAGTGTACTTGATTTCAATGATATAGAGACATTTATATGATTAAAATTCAGGTGTTCTCCAAATGGTTTCCAAAAAAGCTGATGAAGTCCAATAAAAAGctacttgcattaaaaaatgtatattgaaaaattcCTTAATCCTGCAACacactattttctttaaaatcaacaTTAATTATACAACAATCACTAAAGTACAAGGATATAGGAATTTATTTACATGCAAGTTACTACCAAAACATCAAGTTGCTCTTACCTTGAACTAGATCGTGACTTTAcatcttcctttgctgtcctttcACTACTAGCATCTTCACTGTTGTCCTGTTTTTTCTCACAtagttgttttctcttctcccacttCTTCTGCTGATTTGAgatgctttctgcttctccttgtgAGTCACTTTCTGCTCCTACCTGTGAACCTGAGGAATGTGCCAGGCACTTAGAGGAGATCGGCAGTTTTTGCTCTTCTCTGCCAAAGTCTCCTTCTGCTAACAAAGCAGAAGTTTCGGGCTTTAGTGTTTCCTGTGCAGGGACTGAACCGTCCAAGTTATCTACGTGGTCCATTTCCTTAGACTTTACTAACGTGTATGAAGCATTTACAACACCTCCTGCAGAATGTTTAGTCTTTAAACCTTCAACACTGTCCTCCCTGCTGTCTTCACAGCTGCCACAACACACACAGGAATTAATTAGACAGTTTGTGGCAGCTATACTGAGTTTATGGGattcatcctcctcctcatttgCTAATGGATTAGCAGATCCAGGAACACAACTAATAGCTGCTTCTGGAGTTGTTACTGGGGATTCTGAGCTAGAGGGAGATTTCGGATTGAATATTACAGTAGCAGATATTTTCATTCCCCCTGTCCTGTGAGCTAtcacttctgctgtttctgcatcATCAGCATACGCGTCCCAGCCATTGAGGTATAACTGTGAGTCTGGACCTTCTAGACAGCTGCATGAATTCTGAACTGAGATGCCAGACATCTGTTTGCTATCTTCaatattgttattattgctTAAGTCACtttcagcatcttttaaaagcaaagtttccTCTGTCTGATGGCCATTCTCGTACAGCAAAGCGTCTCTATATTGCAGGTTCTGTTTTGAATTGTGGCAAGGGTTATTCACCCAAGCAAAAGTATCACCTACTGAATCCAACCCAGCAAGAGCTTCTCCTGCTCCGTCTAGATCATCCATAAAAAACACTCTGTCCTCTTCATCAGTTAAATTGTCAAGATGGTGTCTTGTTGGTGAAGCTTCTGTGCTAGAACTATTTCTTAGGCTAGGTCTGTGAGCTGGAGACTGACAGATGCTtggaggggaaagcagagaagacaTTTCATCTCCGACTCTGTGTACCATCCTATTCAGCTGTTCCAGCTCCTGTTCATCATACTGCATAGAACAAGCCAGCTCAGCCTctgtgttttcagcttttgctgaaaGCTCCTTAGCAGGCAAAGTTGCAGTTATGCTCGGTGTAATGACAGAGGGTACTTCAGAATCTGCTCTGACAGGAAAATCCACATCTTGAGAGATGCAGAGGTTACGTTCCAGTGTGTGCAGTTCATCCTCAGTTAATGTCTGAAGTAGATCCCTGAAAATGAAGGAATACACACATCACTTTGCATTTGCAATCATAGGAGGCACTGAtgttacagattttaaaaaagcttttactgTTAGTACAGAAATCCAGAACTTGGGGGCACAGAGTAGTTCCAGCTGCGTAATTCAAGGTGCATTTGGCATTCATGTTCAGAACACATGCAACTGCTGACGCCTGAATTTGAGATTACTCATGCAAATTCAGGGTACCAAATTATTTACATCCTTGCAATGAAGCCcccaaataaatcaaaacacacCCAAAAATGgatctttccccctccccatctaCTTATAGCAAAAGTGTTACCCACAATTAGatatattttgtcattttaattttttaattcacaaattTGACTTTGATTAGCAAACCAATTTGCCATCCTTCGTACTAGattctgaaaattattctgcaaaGGAGTACCACAGGAGTTTCACACCGTTATATTGTCAGATAAAgagaattcattaaaaatagtaatatcACTTATGCAACGCTGATGTCTTGGAAGCCTGTTCACTGAAACGGGGATTGGAAGCTGGGTCTCTCCTGCCTCAAACACGTAACACAGTCATTAGGGAGCTAAGCAACTGTATGATGTTAAGAATCAGGCAGGcctaaaagcaaacatttaggTATTTACTAAACTATGTTTTCTAGAGACATGCAGCATCCCCAATGTTATTAAGTGTCCTCAGTATTGCAGGTTAGGACTACAAGCACCTAAAAACAAAGTGTTATGTGAGGCTGTTATGTTTAAGtgctttataattttaaaaacaaatccatagACACAGCAGCACTTAATTTTAGGTCTGAATTTGATTTACATTGTCCTTCTCAATTAGAAgacacatataaaaatatccTCTGTCAAGAACTGCCGTCAAGATTTTCAAAGACCAGCAAGTATATTTTAGCATAAATGAACGGATGGGAAAAGCAAGACCTTCTGCTTAAACAGAGGCTAGGAGTCCATTATTCCTCACATGGCTAGAAACCATTGGCTAGCAGGTGACATACAGCTGgcataataataatatgatGCACATATTAAAAGAATTCCCTTAAAGGAATAACTTCAGTCTAAACAAGAGgtccaaaaaacccccaaagaaaCATTAAACACATCTCACATCTTGATTTCCATTCTTAACTTGTTAACTCAAAGaccaaatatttttccaagtaCTATCACTAAAAGATCAAATTGCCCAAAATACATCACTGGTATATCAGCTACcctatgattttaaaaaagataacaGTTTAGATAAGCATGCTTAAGTCAGAATAAGTATAAATATACAGTTTTATGGTTATGTACATTCCATACAAttaacatctttattttaaaaaaaaaaaatcatgcttttatATGAGTTATATGaccctgaaaaaaattctaagcCTATGAAAGTACCTTATAAGAACAATTGCACCATTGCATCCTCCCCTTTTCACTGGTTTCTACATACCCTAATAGAAAagtcagtatttctttaaatcattCCATATGCATCCTCGAGTCTGAAGTTTAACAATTTTTTCAATCATAAATGAGTAAGAAAGGGAAATGAGCAATCTTTGTTAGACCCACTCACCTAATAAAGCTATAAACCAGTATTGCTATCTGGCACACTAGAATATTTTAAGACCTAtacattcctttcttttgtctAAACAGTATATAATGATACCATCTCATTACTTAgatcttttatttaaacagtaaTCAGTGTCTGTAAGAGATTAAGCATATTAACATCACCATAAAAACAAACTGGCAGAGAATGCTTTAAGTTTTAAGGTCAACATAAAACCAGCTGTATtgttaatttttgaaagaattatACCAATACAATAGATAAAAGCATagaataacattatttttgtcatgAGGCTTTGTATTACGAATTTTCAGTTTGTcaatttttacagaaatgctgtgaTGTAGGACTTTATAAGCAGAAACAAAGTAATGTGGGATTTTAaaactgttgggtttttaatttaaaaatactcaacAGAGGAAGCACATAAATGCAACAGTGAAGGGTTTAAGCTTGTCCCTCACCTATgcaaagatattaaaaacataagACATTTCTGGGTCAGGCCAGGGTCCATCAAGTAGAGAAGCTTTTCTCTGATAATAGATTCTAAGGAAGAGCATAAGAATAGGACAAGCAGAGAGTGATCTCTGCTGAGTGCGTCCTACTGGCTTCCAGCAGCCTGTAGCTCAGGGATTTCTGAACCAAGGTGGCATCCTGGTGTTCAGTAATCCTCAGTGAACTTTTCTTGCATGGATGAAAATGTGCATGTCAGGAACTGATCAACAGTCAACTGCTTAAACATCAGCTACGCTTCTCTATACACTACAGTCATACTCTCTTCTCGGAACACATGAGATAAGAATCAGCAACTTCTACAAATAAGACTATACTAGCAGCATTCAAAGGAATTTGCTTTCCATCCAAGCTCATCAGCATAACTGGCAATGAAGTTGGTCCAGGGAAAATCTCAGATTGAATCCTCTGACTTTCAGCATCTAGCCTGGTGTTTTATTCAGTCTCCAGAACATTGCATGGCAGTGGCCAGGACTCCTGGATGTCTGGgtgcccagagctgctctgcttcctttctGAAGACACAGAGTCTGACTGCTCAGACCTATTTGATACAGGTTTCACACATTTACTGTAAAGTAAGTGCtggaaatacatatttactTTATGCTGGGTAGCTTTATTGACTTGAGTAACAAACTCTTCGTTCTGCCAATAACACCACCTCAAAATTTAAGAACTATTGTGTGCAGTTTTGAGGGTAACTTaagcttgattaaaaaaaaaaaatcaatgaaatcaGCTGACAGTCCTCATGCCTGTTTAGGTGAGTCAGATGCATGCTGCCTTGCAAAAGTTGCTATATATAATCAGTTGGATTACATGTGGTAGTCCACCAACCCTGTTATTTTAGTAGCGAAATAATCCTGCTTTAAATTCAAAGGAAATATGCTCAATTTCCCAATTCAAACACCAGAAATTTTACTATTAACAAATACAGCTTGTTCTAGAAGATGTTCAGACAATTATCTTCACttctctgcattaaaaaaacccctagacTCACTGGGctgttttaaatacaagtttCCTTGCCAGGTGACAAATGTTTGATCAACAGTTATCTTTTTGATACACTGTATATTAGATTATAAAGGATTCACTGCCAACATTAGGAATATggcatgttttaaaatgcctaTGTAGCTATtgagaataaaattaatgtcaACCAGtgtacagaaagaaatgttaaatcTCACTACTGAAAGTTTAAAACTAAACATCAGGCATCATTATTAAACCATAAGGTTTAATTAAGCTGTAGCTACTTCCACGGTTCACTTCCTTtctgctgaagcatctgtaacTTGTCATTGGATCCAAGCAAGTGCTGTACTCatatggaaaaaagaatttctccctctgctttcaTTATTCAGAAGCCGCAGGTAAAGAGAGCTTCTGCAATCCACCCCGACAGCAGCGGCAGCAGTGCGCTGCCTTCTCACAGAGGCtttagaaaacactgaatttaaaagagGTGCATGTTGGGGTTTCACCTGCTTTTACTCTTTTTGGCATAGTATCACAGGAAGACAATCTAGCCTTGAAAATATgaggaacatttttcttccagtggcTACAGCCATTGGCAGAAAAACAAGGCAAGTTCTTAAGATGTACTCTGCTTGTTACAAGCAGCAGTAGAAATTTACTCTGCCTATTGCAAAACCAATAAACATATTTCACTCTACTGCCAATATCCAGGGtgcagaaattaattcttcaaAGATCTGAGGCCAGATGTCCATTTAAAGACAAATTCGGCTGAATAGAGGACAGGGCCACAAAAACCCAGGTGCACTGATCTCCCACATTCTCCAAGCCTCCTTCATTAACCTTGCTGCTATTCTGACCAGAATTTTACATTGcctgttttcagagaacagcatTGTCATTATTGCCAGCGTGTGCTTCAGTGCATGCTCTGAAGAGAGCATACACAGCTGTCTTTACAGAGCTGCCACAATAAGAACACGATGCAGGTGCAGGAATGCAATTTGCATCCTCCTGCTTCCACAGTGGTGAGCCGAGTTCAGCACACCAAAGTCCGCAGATCTGCTCTGACACATCAACACTGAGAAACCAACACTGATGTAACAAATATCACAATAATACTCCTTTACTGCAAAAGTTTTAAATCAACTCAAAGTTTCAAACAGAGCCATCTTGGAAAAACTAACCAGTTTTGCCCCAATCACTGCGCACACTTTAAAAGCATACGAGTTTCACAAGCCACCCCACATTCTTTAACACACTGACAACAGGTATACTGTATTTGATTTCTAGTCAATTATACAGAAAGCTTTCAGTGTACTTAAAATGGTACGATCCTCTGATTCTGCACCACTTGATCTGCAATCTGCTTGATTCTGCACCACCAAAATCCATAGGGACCCTGCCATCAATTGTAATGGTCCAGAAACAAGCACCAGGCAAGCAGAGGGCTCtgaaaaaaagggcagaattAAGGAGTACTGCAAAATCCCAAATTTGCTCACCTCTGAAAATAGCAGcctcaaatatatatatagtataggTAACATTTTATCACAAGAATGTTCACTGTCACAGGCATCTAAATTAAATATCTATGCATATACCAGATGATATGCTTTGTATACTTACTAGGCAGACTACAGTAGTTTAGCAGAAATGGCTCAAATGTTTTAGTTTAAAAGGAACAGAGATAACACTACTATATAATTATGCATTGGTAGATGTATAAGATACCAATGCTGATGTTttatctctaaaataaaaatcaacacaaGCACCTTGCTTAGGTATTAAAACATTCAAAGTCATTGTTTGCTGCTCAACCTtaccaaaacctgaaaaagaacCCTTACTGCTTTTGCTCAGAGAGTCTCCACAATCTCTGTTGTTTTCAAAGTTGCCAGCCACCAACAGGACACCAAAAATTTTCCTAGccaacagatatttttctctgctagTTCCGATTTAATTACGTGGATACACATAATACAGTGCTTACCATTGCCTTTAACAGCAGGGATGTTTTAGGACAATACAGCTTAAAAATTACCTGTATTCTTAGCAAATAATCAGCTGTATAATGAGTCAAAATATTTAGTTGGCTAAAAAGTTACAGAACTTTACAGAGAAACTTACTGGGATATTATCATATTCTGCAGTAAGATGTTCTATATTCTTACAACAGGCACACAACTGCAACACAAGATGCAACTATTTTAACAGCAGACTacttaaatctatttttatgcCTTAACTATTGGTGATTGAGACTGGAGAAAGACTCCTGGAAAACAATGCTCCCTTTTTGCTGGGGACGAGCTCAAATATCTCATTCCCTCTTCCCTTATAGGTTTCTGTGAACATTCCCACTGAGGAGGAATTGCAGCCtgatgagttaaaaaaaaaatctttgataaaaaaaatctagacaTCTTCGgtactttaaaagtaatttatccTATACAAACTGCACACTTATTTGTATCTCATTGTTATTTTCattcaatgtatttttcatcCAAGAATATAACTAAAGGATCTTTCTGAGCCCAATTCTTTCAAATATTCAAGTCCCTTGACATTCCTTCAATTCAGAGACTGCCAGAGATAAGATTCCACACTACATCTTAACTTGGCTAAGTTTTTGCTCTGATAGATGCTATCTCACTAAGAACACTTTGCAAACTTTGTCTGCTAGACAACTGAAATCACATTTCTTAATGCTTACTTGAAAGACTAAATATGATGTAAGTCTTAAAGTATATCAGCactttttccaaaaatgaatctgaaagtcttttcatttttttgaagtttgcattaaaaattgtaCTTATTGAACAAACAAGCATTTTACTAACGTGTTTTCAACCCAAGCATTAAGTTCAGagtaactgaaaattaaatggacTAAGCAATAAACTGACttcattgattttcattttccatgttGTGAAATGTAAGGAGTAAGCAGAAAGTACAGATTATGAGAAGTATATtagcttttaaatattcttttggCTTTAGTCAGCCAGTGGAATGCTGGTGAAAATTTCTGTGATAGCCACATATTGGGAATAAGGTATTTTAATGTAAACTTCACGGACTTTTTAAGCTTCAGTATCATTAaagttcccccccccccccccccccccaacttaaGTTTTGCTCCTCAATTCATGTTGTTGTTCTTAACTCAGTGTTTTATAAAGCCATAATCactcaaaaaacccaaccccaaacaTGTTGATTTGTCAATTCTGAGATTACAATATGGATATCATTAATGTACCTAAAAAAAGAACTGTATCACTTCTAGACAGAAATACTAGGAAATCTTCAAGAAACACAAAAGGATGCGGTCTGGATATTCATAAAAGCTAACTTCAGAAATAGGCTCCTCTCTGAATCATCCCTGACAGAGCTTGCATTCTCCCTCACGAGATGCCTCACCTCTACTGGGTGAGAGGAGATTAATCTGCATAAATTTATCTACGTGAAAACTATTCTTAAATCAAACCATCATCATGACATTCAGAGAAGGTGATAAACAGGTGGAAATTggacacaggaaagaaaaacttctgcTAAAGTGTCTCTAAAGATTTCTAGGAACAAAATTTGCAGTCGATATATACATTTGAATTCTAAGAACGTAATAGGGCTTATGGatttagaaaacagtttcttttaacACCCATATAAGATACCTTAAGGGTGAATATAAAAAACTGAATATAAAGATCCTTTAAAGATACAGCTTGATTTCTCCAATGTACAGATCTGTCTTCTAAAGACCtcaactaagaaaaaaatattttaatgcccTTTATACTTAAGTTGAGCCAAAGCCCACAGCTCCAATGGTTACCAAGACCGAAGCACTGTGAAAAgaggtatatatatatataaaatgatcCATCCTGTAAAAACAGATCCACAATATGAAAAACTGATAGTCATTTCTATTAGATTAAGAATTATCTGAGTATTGCATCATAACATACTGAGCAAATGTAATAAGCCTAGTTAAACAGAAACATTGATGCTAATTAGAAACAGGATCTCCCAAAAATAAACTGCAACTTTAGTATTTCAGGCATCATCCAACCATaaggaaaatctgaaatgtaacaaaattatattcagaaaaaaaaaacctatcacAAAGATATGAAGAGTTCAGAAAACTCccatgaaatgaaaaactacATTTAGTTTTTTCATGGATATACCAGGCAGATgagaggaaaatgcagtttatgGCTAACATAGCaaacagaaacacttttctaGGCATTTATGTGTTCTTTTTTAGGCCTCTGATTTTCACTTCAGAAGAGAAGCAGTTACAACCATCTTTTACTACTTGCCTTATTTTTCTTAGCAGAGTGTGAAAAGGTCTGAAGAGTTCAGACATATCTTCTGGTTTATGGTCCAAGTTTAATGGTCCCTCGGAGTAGACGACAAGGCCACTGTAGTTCAAACACATGCAcgaacacacacaaaaatgaaaatttcattaCACAGAGCATCTACTGAATAAGGAGTCAAAATCAACTGTACGTAAACATTAGAATTACACTCAAGTTACATATTGTTatcttatttttgtcttattcACCCACAGTTAGaattaaatgctatttaaagcaaaaagaaagagatccCCTCCCCTCTGTCCACCCCCCTAAACcatgggagaaaaagcaatggAAGCATAGGAGAAAGAACATACATTTACTTCATTACTGCAGCtgacccattaaaaaaaataaaataagaaactgaTTATCAAGTAAGTTGGGGAAAGTCCACTGACTTGAGAGAGATTGCAAATGGCTTCTTCTTTCCAGTCTAAATAATTTCTAGGTAAGATAGTTGACTCTTGAGCTCCTATTTTTCTACCTCTAAGATAAATACAACCTGGTATTAACATgtggtaaaaaagaaaacacattttctaaatcacataaaacacattttgataGTACCATGCTTCTAAATCAACTCAGCACTTGTAGAAATTTCCCTGGAAAGACGTTAGTTCATGATCCTGAAAGCCTCTGTGTACTTCACTGGAGATATCGCAATAGTTCCCCCTGACTGAATCACTGCTGCCCAAACCTGTCTGTGTCAGGGATTAAACAAAATTCACTTTCTTCACCATTATCTGCTGCATCATATTGCACTGTCTCAGAGTGGATTCCACCCACACCAGGCACCACTctgcttaaaaatgtttaatccTCTGCCCACTGCAAAAACAACGTATGTTTCTCAAAGGCAAATGGATCATACGTTCTCACACTTGAGATCACATATTTTAGCCAGAccattttccccttcctgccctcacCTTGGGTAACCAAGAGATGCCTGTATCTTAAAGCTATGTTCCTTTTCTTACACTCAAATTACATGTTGCTTCAGAGTATTGTAGCTACTCTGCATCCAAATAATCCAGAGTAATGGGGACCCTCAGCTGACTAACAAGACTGTTGATGTCTTTTGCTCACTGGCTGTTCACCAGCAAGCACCCTGCATGACCACCAAAGGCTCTCCAAgacacagcagcaaagctgatGTCACAAGTTATATGAATCCcactgaattattaaaaaaaaaagggacaacTTACACTCTGATTACCATCTGGGAAAtactgctctttttcttctgcttataaACCCAGAGTCTGGCTCATGCCCTGGTATCAGGATAGTACCGTGGTCTCCCATCAGGCTGGAAGATGGCCATCAGAAAGTTCAGAATTGTCAGGATAACAGAGGGTCCAAGAAATTCGACTACTAAACTTGATCAACATTGCTTTGGGGACTGGGATTTTCAGGGCAgaagcagggaaaggggagaagtggagagagagaaagaagtcGCTTCTTTTGCgagtcacctttttttttttggtggtttaaGACAAATT includes these proteins:
- the ZFYVE28 gene encoding lateral signaling target protein 2 homolog isoform X1 produces the protein MMNRFRKWLYKPKRTDPQLLAQFYYADEELNQVAAELDSLDGRKDPQRCTLLVNQFRSCQDNVLNIINQIMDECIPHERANRDFCVKFPEEIRHDNLAGQLWFGAECLAAGSIIMNREIESMAMRPLAKDLTRSLEEVRNIIRDQALRDLNLYTEKMKDSLKHFDVLFAEFELSYVSAMVPVKSPKEYYVQQEVIVLFCETVERALRLGYLTQDMIDDYEPALMFTIPRLAIVCGLVVYSEGPLNLDHKPEDMSELFRPFHTLLRKIRDLLQTLTEDELHTLERNLCISQDVDFPVRADSEVPSVITPSITATLPAKELSAKAENTEAELACSMQYDEQELEQLNRMVHRVGDEMSSLLSPPSICQSPAHRPSLRNSSSTEASPTRHHLDNLTDEEDRVFFMDDLDGAGEALAGLDSVGDTFAWVNNPCHNSKQNLQYRDALLYENGHQTEETLLLKDAESDLSNNNNIEDSKQMSGISVQNSCSCLEGPDSQLYLNGWDAYADDAETAEVIAHRTGGMKISATVIFNPKSPSSSESPVTTPEAAISCVPGSANPLANEEEDESHKLSIAATNCLINSCVCCGSCEDSREDSVEGLKTKHSAGGVVNASYTLVKSKEMDHVDNLDGSVPAQETLKPETSALLAEGDFGREEQKLPISSKCLAHSSGSQVGAESDSQGEAESISNQQKKWEKRKQLCEKKQDNSEDASSERTAKEDVKSRSSSSSQDGLHDSPLSSISSSDYESVSVTTCSLSSIYALSSLMTSSCSSDDLDQEEIQLALQAAKIATREKIRSRFHGSNDLIHRLFVCISGVADQLQTNYASDLRSILKTLFEVMATKPETEDKEKQKKVNQSLRNAALEDCALCQESISSSELAAKARDGDFEDPPDWVPDEVCSYCTACKAPFTVIRRKHHCRSCGKIFCSRCSSHSAPLPRYGQMKPVRVCTHCYMFHVTPFYSDKAGI
- the ZFYVE28 gene encoding lateral signaling target protein 2 homolog isoform X2; the encoded protein is MMNRFRKWLYKPKRTDPQLLAQFYYADEELNQVAAELDSLDGRKDPQRCTLLVNQFRSCQDNVLNIINQIMDECIPHERANRDFCVKFPEEIRHDNLAGQLWFGAECLAAGSIIMNREIESMAMRPLAKDLTRSLEEVRNIIRDQALRDLNLYTEKMKDSLKHFDVLFAEFELSYVSAMVPVKSPKEYYVQQEVIVLFCETVERALRLGYLTQDMIDDYEPALMFTIPRLAIVCGLVVYSEGPLNLDHKPEDMSELFRPFHTLLRKIRDLLQTLTEDELHTLERNLCISQDVDFPVRADSEVPSVITPSITATLPAKELSAKAENTEAELACSMQYDEQELEQLNRMVHRVGDEMSSLLSPPSICQSPAHRPSLRNSSSTEASPTRHHLDNLTDEEDRVFFMDDLDGAGEALAGLDSVGDTFAWVNNPCHNSKQNLQYRDALLYENGHQTEETLLLKDAESDLSNNNNIEDSKQMSGISVQNSCSCLEGPDSQLYLNGWDAYADDAETAEVIAHRTGGMKISATVIFNPKSPSSSESPVTTPEAAISCVPGSANPLANEEEDESHKLSIAATNCLINSCVCCGSCEDSREDSVEGLKTKHSAGGVVNASYTLVKSKEMDHVDNLDGSVPAQETLKPETSALLAEGDFGREEQKLPISSKCLAHSSGSQVGAESDSQGEAESISNQQKKWEKRKQLCEKKQDNSEDASSERTAKEDVKSRSSSSSQDGLHDSPLSSISSSDYESVSVTTCSLSSIYALSLMTSSCSSDDLDQEEIQLALQAAKIATREKIRSRFHGSNDLIHRLFVCISGVADQLQTNYASDLRSILKTLFEVMATKPETEDKEKQKKVNQSLRNAALEDCALCQESISSSELAAKARDGDFEDPPDWVPDEVCSYCTACKAPFTVIRRKHHCRSCGKIFCSRCSSHSAPLPRYGQMKPVRVCTHCYMFHVTPFYSDKAGI
- the ZFYVE28 gene encoding lateral signaling target protein 2 homolog isoform X3, whose product is MMNRFRKWLYKPKRTDPQLLAQFYYADEELNQVAAELDSLDGRKDPQRCTLLVNQFRSCQDNVLNIINQIMDECIPHERANRDFCVKFPEEIRHDNLAGQLWFGAECLAAGSIIMNREIESMAMRPLAKDLTRSLEEVRNIIRDQALRDLNLYTEKMKDSLKHFDVLFAEFELSYVSAMVPVKSPKEYYVQQEVIVLFCETVERALRLGYLTQDMIDDYEPALMFTIPRLAIVCGLVVYSEGPLNLDHKPEDMSELFRPFHTLLRKIRDLLQTLTEDELHTLERNLCISQDVDFPVRADSEVPSVITPSITATLPAKELSAKAENTEAELACSMQYDEQELEQLNRMVHRVGDEMSSLLSPPSICQSPAHRPSLRNSSSTEASPTRHHLDNLTDEEDRVFFMDDLDGAGEALAGLDSVGDTFAWVNNPCHNSKQNLQYRDALLYENGHQTEETLLLKDAESDLSNNNNIEDSKQMSGISVQNSCSCLEGPDSQLYLNGWDAYADDAETAEVIAHRTGGMKISATVIFNPKSPSSSESPVTTPEAAISCVPGSANPLANEEEDESHKLSIAATNCLINSCVCCGSCEDSREDSVEGLKTKHSAGGVVNASYTLVKSKEMDHVDNLDGSVPAQETLKPETSALLAEGDFGREEQKLPISSKCLAHSSGSQVGAESDSQGEAESISNQQKKWEKRKQLCEKKQDNSEDASSERTAKEDVKSRSSSSSLMTSSCSSDDLDQEEIQLALQAAKIATREKIRSRFHGSNDLIHRLFVCISGVADQLQTNYASDLRSILKTLFEVMATKPETEDKEKQKKVNQSLRNAALEDCALCQESISSSELAAKARDGDFEDPPDWVPDEVCSYCTACKAPFTVIRRKHHCRSCGKIFCSRCSSHSAPLPRYGQMKPVRVCTHCYMFHVTPFYSDKAGI